A region of Agrobacterium vitis DNA encodes the following proteins:
- the traC gene encoding conjugal transfer protein TraC, translated as MKKPSSKIREEIARLQDQLKQAETREAERIGRIALRAGLGEIEIEEAELQSAFEEVAKRFRGGKGSATGKRQAGESRTGSEPSAALASGANEGGSGEA; from the coding sequence ATGAAAAAACCGTCATCGAAGATCAGGGAAGAAATCGCCAGATTGCAGGACCAGCTGAAACAGGCCGAAACACGCGAGGCCGAGCGCATTGGCCGGATCGCGCTAAGGGCCGGGCTTGGGGAAATCGAGATCGAGGAGGCCGAGCTTCAGTCAGCCTTCGAAGAAGTCGCCAAACGGTTTCGCGGCGGCAAGGGCTCGGCGACCGGAAAGAGACAAGCCGGAGAAAGCCGGACCGGTAGCGAGCCGTCCGCGGCGCTCGCGTCTGGCGCGAATGAAGGCGGGTCTGGCGAGGCTTGA
- the traA gene encoding Ti-type conjugative transfer relaxase TraA gives MAIAHFSASIVSRGGGRSVVLSAAYRHCAKMEYEREARTIDYTRKQGLVHEEFMLPADAPKWVRAMLADRSVAGASEAFWNKVEAFEKRSDAQLARDLTIALPLELTPEQNIVLVRDFVEKHILAKGMVADWVYHDNPGNPHIHLMTTLRPLTEEGFGPKKVAVIGEDGQPVRTKSGKILYELWAGSTDDFNVLRDGWFERLNHHLALGGIDLKIDGRSYEKQGIELEPTIHLGVGAKAIERKAQEQGVRPELERLELNEERRSENARRILRRPEIVLDLITREKSVFDERDVAKVLHRYVDDPAVFQQLMLRIILNPEVLRLQRDTIDFSTGEKVPARYSTRAMIRLEATMMRQALWLSNRDGHAVSEAALDATFRRHERLSEEQKTAIERIAGPARIAAVVGRAGAGKTTMMKAAREVWELAGYRVVGGALAGKAAEGLEKEAGIQSRTLASWELRWNRGRDVLDDKTVFVMDEAGMVASKQMAGFVDTVVRAGAKIVLVGDPEQLQPIEAGAAFRAIVDRIGYAELETIYRQREDWMRKASLDLARGNVEKALTAYDANVRITGTRLKAEAVERLIGDWNHDYDQTKTTLILAHLRRDVRMLNIMAREKLVERGIVGEGHVFKTADGIRQFDVGDQIVFLKNETSLGVKNGMIAHVIEAAPNRIVAVVGEGDQRRQVIVEQRFYSNLDHGYATTIHKSQGATVDCVKVLASLSLDRHLTYVAMTRHREDLQLYYGRRSFSFNGGLSKVLSRRNAKETTLDYERGRLYREALRFAENRGLHIMQVARTLLRDRLDWTLRQKTKLSDLVHRLRALGERFGLDQSPKTQTMKEAAPMVAGIKTFSGSVADTLSDKLGADPALKQQWEEVSARFRYVFADPETAFRAMNFDAVLADKDSARHALQKLEAEPASIGALKGKTGILASKTEREARRIAELNVPALKRDLVQYLRMRETATQRMATEEQALRQRVSIDIPALSPAAHVVLERVRDAIDRNDLPAAMAYALSNRETKLEIDGFNQAVTERFGERSLLTNAAREPFGKLFDKFSDGMQPEQKERLKEAWPIMRTAQQIAAHERTVQTLRQSEGLRLNQRQTPVLKQ, from the coding sequence GTGGCCATCGCCCACTTCTCAGCCAGCATCGTCAGCCGCGGCGGCGGCCGCAGCGTGGTGCTGTCGGCGGCTTACCGGCACTGCGCGAAGATGGAATACGAGCGCGAGGCCCGCACCATCGACTACACCCGTAAGCAAGGTCTGGTGCATGAGGAATTCATGCTCCCGGCCGATGCCCCGAAATGGGTCCGCGCGATGCTCGCCGACCGCTCTGTTGCCGGGGCCTCTGAGGCCTTCTGGAACAAGGTCGAGGCTTTCGAAAAACGCTCCGACGCGCAGCTGGCTCGCGACCTGACGATCGCACTGCCGCTGGAGCTTACACCCGAGCAGAACATCGTCCTGGTTCGTGATTTCGTGGAGAAACATATCCTTGCAAAAGGCATGGTCGCCGACTGGGTTTACCATGACAATCCCGGCAATCCGCATATCCATCTGATGACCACATTGCGGCCGCTGACCGAGGAGGGCTTCGGGCCGAAGAAGGTGGCGGTCATCGGTGAGGACGGCCAGCCGGTTCGCACGAAATCCGGGAAAATCCTCTACGAACTCTGGGCCGGGTCGACGGATGACTTCAACGTCCTGCGCGATGGATGGTTCGAGCGGCTGAACCATCACCTGGCGCTTGGCGGCATCGATCTCAAGATCGATGGTCGTTCCTACGAAAAGCAGGGCATCGAGCTCGAGCCGACCATCCATCTCGGCGTCGGCGCCAAGGCGATCGAGCGCAAGGCGCAGGAGCAGGGCGTCCGGCCAGAGCTTGAGCGCCTCGAATTGAACGAAGAGCGGCGGAGCGAGAACGCCCGGCGCATTCTTCGTCGTCCTGAGATCGTGCTCGACCTGATCACGCGGGAGAAAAGTGTCTTCGATGAGCGCGATGTCGCCAAGGTTCTGCACCGCTACGTCGATGACCCGGCTGTCTTCCAGCAACTGATGTTACGCATCATCCTGAACCCCGAGGTTCTCCGGCTGCAGCGCGACACAATCGATTTTTCCACCGGTGAGAAGGTGCCGGCCCGCTATTCGACACGGGCGATGATCCGCCTCGAGGCGACGATGATGCGACAAGCGTTATGGCTGTCGAACCGGGACGGTCATGCTGTCTCTGAAGCTGCTCTGGACGCAACGTTCCGGCGGCATGAGCGTCTCTCGGAAGAGCAGAAAACCGCGATTGAGCGCATCGCCGGTCCAGCCCGGATCGCCGCTGTGGTTGGACGTGCCGGTGCGGGCAAGACCACGATGATGAAAGCCGCCCGCGAGGTTTGGGAACTGGCCGGATACCGGGTTGTCGGCGGCGCGCTTGCCGGCAAGGCGGCCGAAGGCCTGGAGAAGGAAGCGGGGATCCAGAGCCGGACGCTCGCGTCGTGGGAACTGCGCTGGAATCGGGGCCGTGACGTTCTCGATGACAAAACCGTCTTCGTCATGGACGAGGCGGGCATGGTCGCCTCAAAACAGATGGCCGGCTTTGTCGATACCGTCGTCAGGGCAGGCGCCAAGATCGTTCTGGTCGGCGATCCCGAACAGCTCCAGCCGATCGAGGCGGGTGCTGCCTTCCGCGCCATCGTTGACCGGATCGGTTACGCCGAACTGGAGACCATCTATCGCCAGCGCGAGGACTGGATGCGCAAGGCGTCGCTGGATCTGGCGCGGGGCAATGTGGAAAAGGCGCTGACCGCCTATGATGCCAATGTCAGGATCACGGGAACGCGCCTCAAGGCCGAGGCGGTCGAGCGGCTGATCGGTGATTGGAACCACGATTACGATCAGACGAAGACAACGCTGATTCTGGCACATCTGCGCCGCGACGTGCGGATGCTGAACATTATGGCTCGCGAAAAACTCGTCGAACGCGGCATTGTCGGTGAGGGCCATGTCTTCAAAACGGCTGACGGCATTCGCCAGTTCGACGTGGGCGACCAGATCGTCTTCCTGAAGAACGAGACCTCGCTCGGCGTCAAGAACGGCATGATCGCTCATGTCATTGAGGCCGCACCGAACAGGATCGTTGCTGTCGTCGGAGAGGGTGATCAGCGCCGGCAGGTCATCGTCGAGCAACGCTTCTACAGCAATCTCGATCATGGTTACGCCACGACGATCCATAAATCGCAAGGCGCTACCGTCGACTGCGTGAAGGTGTTGGCAAGCCTCTCCCTCGACCGGCATCTGACCTATGTGGCGATGACCCGCCATCGCGAGGATCTGCAGCTCTATTACGGACGTCGCTCCTTTTCCTTCAATGGAGGCTTGTCCAAGGTACTTTCCCGAAGGAATGCCAAGGAGACGACGCTCGATTATGAGCGCGGTCGGCTCTACCGCGAGGCGCTCCGCTTTGCCGAAAACCGTGGCCTGCACATCATGCAGGTGGCGCGAACATTGCTGCGCGACAGGCTCGACTGGACGCTGCGCCAAAAAACAAAACTTTCCGATCTCGTTCATAGGCTTCGTGCGCTCGGTGAGCGCTTCGGCCTCGACCAATCCCCGAAAACCCAAACGATGAAGGAGGCCGCGCCCATGGTTGCAGGCATCAAGACATTCTCCGGTTCTGTTGCCGATACGCTTAGTGACAAGCTCGGCGCCGATCCTGCCCTGAAGCAGCAATGGGAGGAGGTCTCGGCGCGTTTCCGCTATGTCTTCGCCGATCCCGAAACTGCATTCCGGGCGATGAACTTCGATGCCGTACTGGCCGACAAGGACAGCGCTCGTCACGCCCTGCAGAAGCTGGAAGCCGAGCCGGCATCGATCGGGGCGCTGAAGGGCAAGACCGGAATTCTGGCCAGCAAGACTGAGCGAGAGGCACGCCGCATCGCCGAGCTCAATGTGCCTGCCCTGAAGCGCGACCTCGTGCAATATCTGCGGATGCGAGAGACCGCGACGCAGCGCATGGCGACTGAAGAACAAGCCCTGCGTCAGCGCGTGTCAATCGACATCCCGGCGCTCTCGCCGGCCGCACATGTTGTGCTGGAGCGCGTGCGCGACGCAATCGACCGGAACGATCTGCCGGCGGCCATGGCATATGCACTGAGCAATCGGGAAACCAAGCTGGAAATTGACGGGTTCAACCAAGCCGTCACCGAGCGCTTCGGCGAGCGCAGCTTGCTCACCAATGCTGCGCGTGAACCGTTCGGAAAGCTCTTCGACAAATTCTCCGACGGGATGCAGCCTGAGCAGAAGGAGCGTCTGAAGGAAGCCTGGCCGATCATGCGCACGGCCCAGCAGATCGCCGCTCACGAGCGCACCGTCCAGACCCTGCGGCAGTCCGAGGGTTTGCGTCTTAACCAGCGCCAGACGCCGGTGCTGAAGCAATGA
- the traG gene encoding Ti-type conjugative transfer system protein TraG — MTMNRLLLLILPAIIMLAAMFATSGMEQRLAAFGTSPQAKLMLGRAGLALPYIAAVAIGIIGLFAANGWANIKAAGLSVLAGNGVVITIATLREVIRLNSIASRVPAEQSVLAYADPVTMIGVGTAFISGMFALRVAIKGNAAFATTAPKRIGGKRALHGEADWMKIQEAAKLFPEPGGIVIGERYRVDRDSVAAMPFRADDRQSWGAGGKSPLLCFDGSFGSSHGIVFAGSGGFKTTSVTIPTALKWGGGLVVLDPSSEVAPMVCEHRRQAGRKVIVLDPTAGGVGFNALDWIGRHGNTKEEDIVAVATWIMTDNPRTASARDDFFRASAMQLLTALIADVCLSGHTEVEDQTLRRVRANLSEPEPKLRARLTKIYEGSESDFVKENVSVFVNMTPETFSGVYANAVKETHWLSYPNYAGLVSGDSFSTDDLADGGTDIFIALDLKVLEAHPGLARVVIGSLLNAIYNRNGNVKGRTLFLLDEVARLGYLRILETARDAGRKYGIMLTTIFQSLGQMREAYGGRDATSKWFESASWISFAAINDPDTADYISKRCGDTTVEVDQTNRSTGMKGSSRSRSKQLSRRPLILPHEVLRMRSDEQIVFTSGNPPLRCGRAIWFRRDDMKACVGENRFHRTGTGTDTHTEHAPPWQKEGTRP, encoded by the coding sequence ATGACGATGAATAGGCTTTTGCTGTTGATCCTGCCGGCAATCATAATGCTCGCGGCGATGTTCGCGACATCCGGGATGGAGCAGCGACTGGCGGCATTCGGAACGTCCCCGCAGGCGAAGCTGATGCTGGGACGCGCCGGGCTCGCGCTCCCCTACATCGCTGCGGTGGCGATCGGCATAATTGGCCTCTTCGCCGCGAACGGATGGGCCAACATCAAGGCCGCCGGTCTGAGCGTGCTGGCCGGAAACGGCGTGGTCATCACCATCGCAACACTGCGCGAGGTAATTCGCCTGAATAGCATCGCAAGCAGGGTGCCTGCCGAACAATCGGTTTTGGCCTATGCCGATCCGGTGACGATGATCGGCGTAGGCACTGCCTTCATCAGCGGAATGTTCGCGCTGCGTGTCGCGATCAAGGGCAATGCCGCGTTCGCAACAACAGCGCCCAAACGGATCGGCGGCAAGCGGGCTTTGCATGGCGAGGCCGACTGGATGAAGATCCAGGAGGCGGCAAAACTGTTTCCCGAACCGGGCGGTATCGTCATCGGCGAGCGCTATCGGGTTGATCGGGACAGTGTTGCCGCCATGCCGTTTCGCGCTGACGATCGCCAAAGCTGGGGCGCTGGCGGCAAGTCGCCGCTGCTCTGCTTCGACGGTTCCTTCGGATCATCGCATGGCATCGTCTTCGCCGGCTCCGGCGGTTTCAAGACGACATCGGTGACGATCCCGACCGCGCTCAAATGGGGCGGCGGGCTTGTCGTTCTGGACCCGTCAAGCGAGGTCGCGCCGATGGTCTGCGAGCACCGGCGTCAGGCCGGCCGCAAGGTGATCGTGCTCGATCCGACAGCCGGCGGTGTCGGCTTCAACGCCCTCGACTGGATCGGCCGTCATGGCAATACCAAGGAAGAGGATATCGTCGCCGTCGCCACATGGATCATGACCGACAATCCCCGAACGGCATCCGCCCGCGACGACTTCTTCCGCGCTTCCGCCATGCAGCTGCTGACCGCCCTAATCGCCGACGTGTGCCTGTCAGGGCACACGGAAGTGGAAGACCAGACGCTGCGCCGCGTCCGCGCCAACCTGTCCGAACCGGAACCCAAGCTGCGCGCGCGTCTGACGAAGATCTACGAAGGGTCTGAATCCGACTTCGTGAAGGAGAATGTGTCAGTCTTCGTCAACATGACGCCGGAGACGTTTTCCGGTGTTTATGCCAATGCGGTGAAGGAAACCCATTGGCTGTCCTATCCCAACTATGCCGGACTTGTATCGGGCGACAGCTTTTCGACCGACGATCTCGCCGACGGCGGAACGGACATCTTCATCGCGCTCGACCTGAAGGTGCTGGAAGCCCATCCCGGCCTCGCGCGTGTCGTCATCGGCTCGCTGCTCAACGCGATCTATAACCGCAACGGCAACGTGAAGGGTCGCACCCTCTTCCTGCTCGACGAGGTGGCGCGTCTCGGCTACCTGCGCATCCTCGAAACCGCTCGCGACGCAGGCCGCAAATACGGCATCATGCTGACGACGATCTTCCAGTCGCTCGGCCAGATGCGTGAGGCCTATGGCGGGCGGGATGCGACCAGCAAATGGTTCGAATCCGCATCGTGGATTTCGTTTGCGGCAATTAACGATCCCGATACCGCCGACTATATCTCGAAGCGCTGTGGAGACACCACTGTCGAGGTCGACCAGACCAACCGTTCAACCGGAATGAAGGGATCTTCGCGATCGAGATCGAAGCAGCTCAGTCGCCGGCCGCTGATCCTGCCGCATGAAGTTCTGCGCATGCGCAGCGACGAGCAGATCGTCTTCACCTCGGGCAATCCGCCGCTCCGGTGCGGCCGGGCCATCTGGTTCCGCCGTGATGACATGAAAGCCTGTGTCGGCGAGAACAGGTTCCATCGAACCGGAACCGGAACCGATACGCACACCGAACATGCGCCGCCATGGCAGAAGGAAGGGACGCGCCCATGA
- a CDS encoding thermonuclease family protein, with the protein MHRSIWVAVLVFGGVLCFERTGGLDRMVALTSASAEDTLSASFSICGEDRRMNCVVDGDTFWFKGEKIRIADIDTPELSPPRCTAERVKGEAAKARILVLLNAGPFSMSTELRDEDRYGRKLRTVSRKGQSFGEILVGEGLARRWDGARRSWCDS; encoded by the coding sequence ATGCATCGGTCGATATGGGTTGCGGTGCTGGTGTTTGGCGGTGTGTTGTGCTTCGAGCGCACCGGCGGGCTGGATCGGATGGTCGCGCTCACCTCTGCTTCTGCAGAGGACACGCTTTCAGCCTCGTTCTCGATCTGTGGTGAAGACCGCCGCATGAACTGCGTCGTCGACGGCGACACCTTCTGGTTCAAGGGAGAGAAAATTCGGATCGCCGATATCGACACACCCGAACTCAGCCCGCCCCGTTGCACGGCAGAACGGGTCAAGGGCGAGGCGGCCAAAGCACGTATTCTGGTTCTCCTAAACGCTGGCCCATTCTCGATGAGCACGGAATTGCGCGACGAAGACAGGTATGGTCGCAAGCTCAGGACTGTCAGCCGAAAAGGGCAATCGTTTGGCGAGATTCTCGTGGGAGAAGGCCTTGCGCGTCGATGGGACGGTGCGCGTCGAAGCTGGTGCGATAGCTGA
- the traD gene encoding type IV conjugative transfer system coupling protein TraD has translation MAKSMTSDARKKDTREKIELGGLIVKAGLRYEKRALLLGLLIDGGRRLKGDEEERSRLTAIGAEAFGHDDE, from the coding sequence ATGGCAAAGTCGATGACGTCAGACGCACGCAAGAAGGACACCCGCGAAAAAATCGAGCTCGGCGGGCTGATCGTGAAAGCCGGGCTGCGCTACGAAAAGCGGGCGCTGCTGCTCGGGCTCTTGATCGACGGCGGCCGCCGGCTCAAGGGCGACGAAGAAGAGCGGTCACGCTTGACCGCCATCGGCGCGGAGGCGTTCGGCCATGACGATGAATAG